In one window of Rhinopithecus roxellana isolate Shanxi Qingling chromosome 15, ASM756505v1, whole genome shotgun sequence DNA:
- the LOC104661904 gene encoding olfactory receptor 10A2-like: MKHGCQPELNKADVPVGHSWGLLPILTATGKWTRTSEFILISFSSLPTEIQSLLFLTFLTIYPVTLMGKSLMILVTLADPMLHSPMYFFLRNLSFLEIGFNLVIVAKILGTLLAQDTTISFLGCATQMYFFFFFGVTECSLLATMACDRYVAICSPLHYPVIMNQRTRAKLSTASWFPGFPVATVQTTWLFSFPFCDTNKVNHFLCDSLPVLKLVCAYTALFEIYAIIGTILVVMIPCLLILCSYTLIAAAILKIPSAKGKHKAFSMWSSHLLVVSLFYISLSLTYFQAESNNSPESKKLLSLSYTVVTPMLNPIINSLRNNEVKNAFIRMVCKTLALRNCIP; the protein is encoded by the exons ATGAAGCATGGATGTCAGCCAGAGCTGAACAAGGCAGATGTTCCTGTTGGACACAG TTGGGGACTTCTGCCCATACTTACGGCTACAGGAAAGTGGACAAGAACGAGTGAGTTTATCCTCATAAGCTTCTCTTCCCTGCCTACTGAAATACAGTCGTTGCTCTTCCTGACATTTCTAACCATCTACCCAGTCACTCTGATGGGAAAGAGCCTCATGATTCTGGTTACCCTAGCCGACCCCATGCTACACAGCCCCATGTACTTCTTCCTCAGAAACTTATCTTTCCTGGAGATTGGCTTCAACCTAGTCATTGTGGCCAAAATACTGGGGACCCTGCTTGCCCAGGACACAACCATCTCCTTCCTTGGCTGTGCCACTcagatgtatttctttttcttctttggggTGACTGAATGCTCCCTCCTGGCTACCATGGCATGTGACCGCTATGTGGCCATCTGCAGTCCCTTGCACTACCCAGTCATCATGAACCAAAGGACACGGGCCAAACTGTCTACTGCTTCTTGGTTCCCAGGCTTTCCTGTAGCTACTGTGCAGACCACGTGGCTCTTCAGCTTTCCATTCTGTGACACCAACAAGGTGAACCACTTCTTGTGTGACAGCCTACCTGTGCTGAAGCTGGTCTGTGCATACACAGCACTGTTTGAGATCTACGCCATCATCGGAACCATTCTGGTGGTCATGATCCCCTGCTTGCTGATCTTGTGTTCCTACACTCTCATTGCTGCTGCCATCCTCAAGATCCCATCAGCTAAAGGGAAGCATAAAGCCTTCTCTATGTGGTCCTCACATCTCCTTGTTGTCTCTCTTTTCTATATATCGTTAAGCCTCACATATTTTCAGGCTGAATCAAATAATTCTCCTGAAAGCAAGAAGCTGCTATCATTGTCCTACACTGTTGTGACTCCCATGTTGAACCCCATTATCAATAGCCTGAGAAATAACGAGGTGAAGAATGCCTTCATCAGGATGGTCTGCAAGACCCTAGCCCTCAGAAACTGTATCCCATAG